TTTGGGTGCTTCTTTGCCGCAGAAGGGAATTGCCGTCGGCGAAAAGTGGTCTTCCGAACAGCCGCTCGAGAACATGCCTCTCAAGGGTCTGGCCTGGCGCACAAACTCAAGCTATCTGCGCAACGAGCCTTGCCGCGAAGCCACAGTCGAACCGTCGCCTGTTGCCGGTGCGAAATCACCAACTCCATCAGTGGACGAATGCGCGGTCATCCTCACGAAATCCGAAATCGTCAGCTCCGGCTCCGACAAAGACCGCACGCCGGATGTCTTTCGGCAGAACGGCCTGCGAACTTCCGGCAAGTGGACTGGCTCAGGCGAGGGCCTGACTTCGATTTCGCTGCACACGGGGATGGTCGTCAGTGTCACGCAGTCCAGCGCGACGCAAATGGATTTCACCATCATGACCGACGTGGCTCAGAATCGCATGCGTTACGCCGGTGGTACGCACAGTCAATCCGACATCACGCTCGTATCGCAATCGGCCAATCCGTAACTCCTCGCAGAACTACGCCGCATCTTCCGCCGGCAAAGCAGCCGGTTGCTTTTTCGTTCGCGTCGTCCGGATCGCCACCACGCTGATCAAAATGAATGCTGTCCCCACGATCGTCCGCAATCCCAGCGTTTCGCCGCCGAAAAAATATCCCAGCAGCACTGCCACGACCGGGTTCACGTAAGCATAAGTTCCCACCTTCGTCGGCGATTCGTGATGCAGCAGCCAGACGTACGCCGTAAACCCGACAATCGATCCCGCGACGATCAAATAAGCCAGCGCCAGCCACGCCCCGCGCGAAACATTCCCCGGATGAAAATTGTGAAATTCCCCGAGCGCGGCTGCAACAACCGCCAGCAGCACTCCTCCCACGAGCATCTGCACTCCCGAGCTCATCGCCTTCGATGCAGGCAGCGGCAGTTTGCGCGAGAGCGCCGACGCCACCGACCAGCTGATCGCCGCCACAATCAGCGCCGCTGCCCCCGTTTTATCAA
The sequence above is a segment of the Candidatus Acidiferrales bacterium genome. Coding sequences within it:
- a CDS encoding EamA family transporter — translated: METRSDRANWKTLLAFSIIYFVWGSTFLAISIGVHEVPPLLFAAMRFLVAGLALYGWMMASGERTPSAREWISASLLAIPIFVVDYGLLFWAEQRVPSGIAAVMLATIPAFMALSEIILLQTQKLTLRLGLALAVGILGVATLVSRSLNLGGAPIDKTGAAALIVAAISWSVASALSRKLPLPASKAMSSGVQMLVGGVLLAVVAAALGEFHNFHPGNVSRGAWLALAYLIVAGSIVGFTAYVWLLHHESPTKVGTYAYVNPVVAVLLGYFFGGETLGLRTIVGTAFILISVVAIRTTRTKKQPAALPAEDAA